The Anolis sagrei isolate rAnoSag1 chromosome 6, rAnoSag1.mat, whole genome shotgun sequence genome includes the window ttatagtgctgaggcaactggGATGTCAGGAAGGGAGATGCTGACTACTCATgcaagattactactaccacagtagctctcaacctttgggtccccaggtgttttggcctacaacttccagaaaccccagccagtttacctgctgttaagatttctgagagttgcaggcaaaacatctggggatccacaggttgagaaccactgtactaccacatcagctgtagattattaaatatggtttattgtgggtgagcagatggtgactactggatggcatatgttcagtatgagaaactagagccaatgtggtctatccaatgcaattttctgaatcagcaccccaaataaccaaaccaaatctgaagttgacaaaaactgattcgtaacccttttggtactaatgttggagagtagtccctgatcaaagtggtccctgttcaagtggttcctggtcaaaaaagtgGTTGGGAACTATTGCTCTAGAGGTACCATTGTGACCTCAAATGCCAGCCTCTCACATATCAAGATAGCTGTTTTAATAGGTGATAAATGGGTTGCTGGTAAGAAATGGGCTATTCAAATGACAGTAATAATGATGGTGGTATTTCTTATCCTTGTGCTTTTATGTTTTCAAACACTCAAGATTGTAATGCCCATGGCTAATGGTTATTTTCCTTGCATGCTGGTGTTTACTTCACAGAGAAAAGCAGatgatatacaggcagtccccaagttatgaacatgataggttctgcaggtttatTCTTAAAGTGAacttgtatgcaagtcagaacaggtacattttaaaagtctaACTGCAGCTAGCAAGATATACACTTTGGCTAGCataagggttaacactcctgtggtgtttcttttgctgtctgtacctgtgtagatttcacttcactttctgtccctttgataattgaattttgaaaaatgtggtttgttgCGGAAACAAatattggtgagaaagtttcagtgtagacaccttttccccatgataactcttccaggagtgaatttttctCACCTGTCTCACCagctgttcttaactatgagccatttgGAAAtaggatgtttgcaactcagggactgtctgtacacGTTCAATCCACATTAAAATATGATGCCATGTCTGCAGTGTAATGTAATGTGCCGCAAGGAGAAAATacacgtgtgtgtatgtgtatgtgtgtgtgtacttattttctctttcaagtcatttctcccTTCATCTTTTTGTTTAGTTAGGTTGGCTTACCACTCATCAATCAGTGCCCATGTCCTTGGAATTATGGAAACATTCCTGATTTATGTTTTGCTACCTTTATACTctgtaacaggcatgggcaaactttggccctccaggtgttttggatttcaactcccacaattcctaacagcttatatgctgaagtccaaaacacccggagggccaaaatttggcCATACATGCTCTATAACCACACTATTCAGGCTTCACAGGCTGTCCATGCCTTATAGAGCTCCCCCAATCACCTCCAATGGGAAATAAAGTTGCATCAacattgtacaattaatgcagtttgactgtgctgactcaatactatggaataatgggaaatATTGTTTTACAAGATCTGTAGCGTTTCCGCCAAATCGTGTTGGTGCTtaacaaactacaaatttcaggattccatagcattgagccaggacagaTAAAATGATGAGAGACTGAATTAATGTAGATGCAATCCGAGGCTCAGCCAATGCCTCCAAACACTGGGTTAGACCAGCAGCTTCATTCCTCTTCAccacataaaggtaaaggtagtcccctgacattaagtccagtcatgtctgactctgggtgtggtgctcatctccatttctaagctgaagagccagcgttttccgtagacacctccaaggtcatgtggccggcatgactgcatggagtgccattaccttcccgccagagcggtacctattgatctactcacatttgcatgttttcgaactgctaggttggcagaagctagggctgacagcggaagctcacgctgctccccggaatctaACCTGTGAccttcgatcaacaagctcagcagctcagtgctttaacccactgcgccaccggggctcctctTCACCACATAGGGCATAGGGCTTACTAAATAATTCTGGGTTCTCCACTTGCTATTGTTCTGGtaactatattatattgtattaattatttatttacactatttacaccttgcctttctctaccttcaaggggactcaaggcggcttacatagaggaaattattcaatgccttaaaaggtgtacaattccaaaatattaaaaattaaaattaaatcaaaattaataaatatgaaacatttaaaaacattccgTTCCATTCTATAGCAACAAGATAGCTGTTCAGTAGTTCAACCCCATCCAGATTTTTTAGTTCAAAcatggagttttttttaaagatgattTATTTTTCAAGTCTCTACCAACATTGCCAAGATACAGTACAAGGGTTTACAAGTGATGAGAACTGGACCGCACCCTCTCCTCCATCACAATTTATTTCCAAGTAATCTTTTCTGATGAGCAAACCATATGAATTCTCGATATTTACTACAAATTGCATTATAAAATCTAATATACTTATAAATAAAAGCTATAGCATATCAAAGAGCCCTGTTTTCCTAGTAAAtagtaattttatatatattaaaattaaaagtagaACAACAAAATAGAAGCATTAACAATAGTTACATCAGACACTCAATATATTTTCAAGATTTGGAAATTCAAAATGAACCCCTTTGTCATTATTTCCTCTGTTGCATTAATCCTTCCCAAGTGGACCCATAGGTAAGTAGAAGGTTTTTCccctcattttttttcatttacattAGAAATCAGTAAGAACCGTGTTACCCAAAAGATATTCTTCTTCTTCAGTTCTTTTGTTTGCCATCCTTGCTAGTAGGGTCCCTAAAGTTCATATTTTCCTTGACAGTTTCTATCATAAAATCAATTGAatgttcttaatctcattacctgcATACTTTTACACCTATggtgcaataagggtctttggaccataataaaatgttgtttttgttgttgtcacaAAAAGAACAATTTGTCAGCAACCATACAGTACTTTTATGGGATAACTATGTCTTATTTCATAGGGAAGCGGTAATCAAAATCTTTGGTTTGATTTATTTCAGACGTTTCTTTTTATACCCTTTAAAAATCCTTCAAATGGCATTGATCCAGATTAAAAAATAGTATGCTACATATATGTATAAAAGCTTCTTTGGTGATAAAAATGCAACATAAGTTGGTTGAAAATATATCAAGTTTCTTCCATCACAACATCACTGATTTTCTAGACATGTCTGACAAATGTGGCATTGAGTGAAGACATGTACCCAATTAAAGGACTGACATCTTCACATTCAATACTGAAAGTGTCTTAGGTTTCAGAAGTAATCGTACTGCATGTTACACATTAAACCACATATGTCAAATGCAAAGTCTACAGGCCAAATCCAGCCAtctatgtcattttatgtggcctacaAGGCTTTCAGTGCCAAGGCACAATAGTTACATattacaggtaaaggtaaagttttcccctgacattaagtttagtcaagtccaactcggagtggtggtgctcatctccatttctaagccgaagagccagcattgtctgtagacacctacaaggtcatgtggccagcataattgcatggagcgcagttaccttcctgccagagtgatatctattgatctactcacatttgcatgtttttgaattgccagGTTGACAGaggctagggctaacagcgggagctcactccattctctggattcgaactgccaacctttcggtcagcaagttcagcagctcaatggtttaacccgctatgccaccgggagctccagttacatttatacagtcttgcaattacaaacagccctttgaaggaaCCTTAAGGCCAACATGGTCATCAGAGAAAATGAGTTTGGCAAGATATCCAGCATGAAGCTGATAGTGGGtccttaatttaaaaaaaaaacttagatTTTTCCCCTGAATACCCTAAATAAGGCTTATTTGGGAACACCCTAAGATAATACTAGTGATATAGCCACTTACTGAACTTCGGTGACTTCCATTAATATTCTTCTCTAGAACAATTTCACAACATTTTGTTAAAGAATTATTTCAGACAGATATTACAAAAGCCCACACTCTAATCCACAATAATGCTGAGAATATCACAGAAAACACATGGAAGATATGTGGTGAGAGAAAATGATCTTGCAGTTCCTCTAAAATTGCAATCTAGAAAAAATAGTTTTAGAAAAATTACATTGCAGAAAAAATATAGCTAAATGACAACATTCATGTTAAAAGTGCATATCCCTTGCAATTAACTGCATCGGGATTGTAAAACATTTAGAGGCATTTTGAATTTTCTTAGTGCAAGAAGTTTtagcttgtgtatatgtgtgcatgtgctgtTAAACCACCTGATGACTTGTGGTGATCCCATATATTTCATAGGGGTTATTAAGCAAAGAATATTCAGGCGTTTTTGACAGATCTTCATTCTTCAGCACCTGTTATTCATTGCTATCCCCTCATCCATGGACTAACTAGGGCTATTCCTGCCTAACTTCCAAGATGAGATAGGATCTGATTGCACATGAGACAGTGGCATTCCTTTTCCATTTGAAGTATGAGACCCTTCCATAGCAGATGGCTGCTTACTAATGGGATACTGTGTCTGGGATGAACTACTGCAAAAGCCAAATAGTGTTAAGAACACAGGAATAAAAATGAGACCATGAGCGGCCCCAAATAAGATTACTAAAAACATGATCTTAAAAAAGGTCCTGAAAATATATGTGGTTGCCATAGAGAGCACAGCTACTCCCAACACTGTGGAAACTGCTCCCTGTAGAACAGGGTAGCCAAGATGGTAGAGAGCATCCACTGCCTTCTCATTCCCACTGGGCTTCTCACTAGAAACAAAGGCATAAGAAATATGAGCAGAAAAATCGACGGAAAACCCAATACAAATCACAAGGTTGATCATAGATATGGAGTCAAGATTCACATTCCAATAGGTCATGAAACCTGCTACACCAACAATAACAGAGGCAATAGCAAATGTGACCCACAAGGAGCAGATGGGATGGGGAATGAGTAATAAGGAAATAAGCAACATAACTCCTGTAGCGATCAGAATATTTTGAATGGTGTTCTGAATTATTACAAGGTACTGATCAAAGTAAATAAAAGCTGGGTGATAAACTATCATTGGTATCTTGCAGTCTTCAGCAAGATCTCTCAGTTCATTTAAGAGGATTTTTTCATCAACTGCAGTAGTAACATTAACTGTCTGTATGAAGAACCGTGATGCTGATACTTCAGTAACATTATAATTAATGTCCCACTCAGAATCTGGATTTGCTTTAAACAATACAGATAAATTGTCAATGAAAACATTGCTGTCATTTATATTTATGGGCATTCGTTGAGCAATGCTTTCATATATCTTCAGCCAAGACTCTGATAATTTTGCATCCACGTAAGATGAATTTTCTAATGCTTCCATGCAGTTCTCTATATCTTTACGAACAGATGGATCCCAATATGCTACACTTTCAGTGACAACAACCATAACCCTTGGACCATAGCCAGAAAAGTACTCCTTTTCCCAGTCGTAATACGGAACGACATAGGAATGGTCACTAGCAAGGTTTCGAAGATAGATTCCCTCTTTAATCTGTATACACCCATAAATGCAACTTCCCAGGTAAATAAGATACAGGATCACTACCACTGCTTTGGTCCAAGACTGTACAAGGAAAGGGCCATAGTACTTTCTAAAAAATCCATTCATGGGATGTTCAGGCTCTGCTTCATTGGACTCATCAAAAGACCCTCCTACACAGCAGATATTATACAGACAGCCCTGAGAATCCTGAGGCTCACGATTGACTTTCATGAAGGTGAGCCAATGTCTGTTGCTTTCTTCTCTTCTACCATTTAGAGCAAGGACAGCCCCAAGGAATGACAGGTTGTAAATGTAGCAGAACACAAAAGCGGTTCCTGTATAGATGCAAAATGACTGAACTGATTGGAAGGaagttgcaattccaatgtagaAAGCTAAAACATCAGTAAGTGTTGTGATGGTAATGGAGACAGCTGCCTCTGCGTAAGTATCAGCCATCCGATTTCTGATGCTGTCCTTGACTCTTGTGTGTTGCCAGCAGGACACCAGGATGAACATGTCATCAATACCAACTCCTAAAGAAAGCAGATAAGATTATACATCAATTTCCACAAAGCATATAGATCACGGGTGTcacatgcattgtcatgaagggccacatcagccttatggttgctttcaaagggtcatctgtaattgtaagactgtatacaTGTAagtatgttgccctggcattgaaagcttcacaggccacataaaatgatgtggctgGCCAAATTTGTTCTGTGTGCCTTGTGTTTGACATACGCGATACAGATCAAGCAAGAGAAAAactgttgttgggtttttttccaaattatggcAACTATAAATTTTCTTGGCGCAATTTGTTCAGGAGGGTTTTGTCATTGTCTTCCTCCAGGGCGGACTGTGACATGCTCAAGGTCACTCCATTGATTTATGTGGCAGAGTGGATATGCAGCCTTCTAAACAAGTGATCATTTTCCATGAAAGCTTGTGTTTAAATAAAAAACAGTTAGATTAAAAGGTGCTTCCatatttgtttttctctctctgcttccttcttccttctcaagCAATTGTCTATTTTTTCAGATGGAAATAATAGAAATTTAGTAAGTAATATAGATGTGTTGGCTAGCTTACACCAGAAGGCTGGAAAAATACTCAAAGCAAGTGGGGGAAGTAATCCCGACTAGATACTTCTCTAAAACGAAA containing:
- the LOC132778932 gene encoding patched domain-containing protein 3-like — protein: MPGRRCHTDCVERPLSRALRALGACVGSHPWPFLLLPLALSAGLGAGFMHLKAREANDIEEQFTPVKGPAKSERRLVQTDFPTDDSRRFSAQRLSTEGSYAAIIAVAAPGKDSILTPEAFAELLALDAAVRRGAGFSFEEVCARSGPGGNCTSPNPLLSAVQGNPDLIQTLLPKLTFPLFMGRFPLGPFLGGVALHPGDHPSRPVRAAKALRLLYFLQEDHAGPMEQSKRWLHDFLDSAPQLLRSLKLTSLEVAYFTSLSRQQEFEKNSKEVIPFFSITYTLTIFFSIMSCSRFDCVRTKVWVAAFGVLSSGLSVLSSFGLLLFCGVPFVITAANAPFLILGVGIDDMFILVSCWQHTRVKDSIRNRMADTYAEAAVSITITTLTDVLAFYIGIATSFQSVQSFCIYTGTAFVFCYIYNLSFLGAVLALNGRREESNRHWLTFMKVNREPQDSQGCLYNICCVGGSFDESNEAEPEHPMNGFFRKYYGPFLVQSWTKAVVVILYLIYLGSCIYGCIQIKEGIYLRNLASDHSYVVPYYDWEKEYFSGYGPRVMVVVTESVAYWDPSVRKDIENCMEALENSSYVDAKLSESWLKIYESIAQRMPININDSNVFIDNLSVLFKANPDSEWDINYNVTEVSASRFFIQTVNVTTAVDEKILLNELRDLAEDCKIPMIVYHPAFIYFDQYLVIIQNTIQNILIATGVMLLISLLLIPHPICSLWVTFAIASVIVGVAGFMTYWNVNLDSISMINLVICIGFSVDFSAHISYAFVSSEKPSGNEKAVDALYHLGYPVLQGAVSTVLGVAVLSMATTYIFRTFFKIMFLVILFGAAHGLIFIPVFLTLFGFCSSSSQTQYPISKQPSAMEGSHTSNGKGMPLSHVQSDPISSWKLGRNSPS